The Kineothrix sp. MB12-C1 genome includes a window with the following:
- the ispF gene encoding 2-C-methyl-D-erythritol 2,4-cyclodiphosphate synthase has product MRIGMGYDVHRLVEDRDLIVGGVTIPYEKGLLGHSDADVLLHAVMDALLGAAALGDIGKLFPDTDEAYKGASSMELLKEVGRQLEESCFLIENIDATIIAQAPKMRPHIDKMRENIAQALGIDIAQVNVKATTEEGLGFTGTGEGISSQAICMLTSPMNYYMEDMTAPNKCDGCSGCSHR; this is encoded by the coding sequence ATGAGAATCGGAATGGGATATGATGTTCATAGATTAGTAGAAGATAGAGATTTGATTGTCGGGGGAGTTACGATTCCCTACGAGAAAGGATTGCTCGGTCATTCGGATGCAGATGTTCTTCTGCATGCAGTTATGGATGCATTACTGGGGGCAGCGGCACTTGGCGATATTGGAAAGCTTTTCCCGGATACGGATGAAGCCTATAAAGGTGCTTCCTCCATGGAACTGCTTAAAGAAGTGGGAAGACAGTTGGAGGAGAGCTGCTTTTTAATAGAAAATATCGATGCGACGATTATTGCACAGGCTCCTAAGATGCGCCCCCATATCGATAAGATGCGGGAAAATATTGCGCAGGCGCTTGGTATTGATATTGCACAGGTAAATGTAAAGGCAACAACAGAAGAGGGCCTGGGATTCACAGGAACAGGAGAAGGTATTTCCTCACAAGCGATCTGTATGCTTACGAGCCCTATGAATTATTACATGGAGGATATGACAGCTCCCAACAAATGTGATGGATGCAGCGGCTGTTCCCATCGATAG
- a CDS encoding GNAT family N-acetyltransferase, producing the protein MVKEIRGEECLSLKSLWEKVFSEDSQEFTDYYFEEKVKRNHAFVIEKDKEKIGEMMAASIPYEDAAAMLHLSPYNMRLRIGGRFICQEANYIVGVATQEQYRRRGYMRMLLEASLSRMYGQGQPFTFLMPASPKIYEPYQFVYIYDKKKYETNIPMQNVKAAGEIFELSSGRWEVALLKEEELSELLLYVNRYLEEHYDVFMNRDESYYETFIKELKVQQGGIFLVRKEKDGEGPRKIEGYFLHTKEEEKEDIQEAIFENASLIGKAGILQEKNDQPIIMARIVDAAAMLSLLRLKEPKAKAEGQAEEVVLTIQIEDPIIMGNNGLWEYRISEEEASIQKCEDDDKKVMCIVGIDALTSWVFGYREAEECFSFSEEKEKEKVLTEIERIKVFSHIFINEIV; encoded by the coding sequence ATGGTAAAAGAAATAAGAGGAGAAGAATGCCTTAGCCTTAAGTCTTTATGGGAGAAGGTATTTTCTGAGGATTCCCAAGAATTTACAGACTATTATTTCGAAGAAAAAGTGAAGCGCAATCATGCGTTCGTAATAGAAAAAGATAAGGAAAAGATAGGAGAAATGATGGCTGCAAGCATACCTTATGAGGATGCAGCAGCCATGCTTCACCTATCTCCTTATAATATGAGGCTGCGGATAGGTGGCAGATTTATCTGCCAGGAGGCTAATTACATCGTAGGTGTAGCAACGCAGGAACAGTATCGGCGCAGAGGATATATGAGGATGCTGTTAGAGGCTTCCTTAAGCCGCATGTATGGACAAGGACAGCCCTTTACCTTTCTAATGCCTGCAAGCCCGAAGATTTATGAACCTTATCAATTTGTATATATCTACGACAAGAAGAAGTACGAAACGAATATTCCGATGCAGAATGTGAAAGCAGCCGGGGAGATATTCGAGCTGTCCTCCGGGCGATGGGAAGTTGCACTGCTTAAGGAGGAGGAACTTTCGGAGTTACTTCTCTATGTGAACCGCTACTTAGAAGAACACTACGATGTTTTTATGAATAGGGATGAATCTTATTATGAAACTTTCATAAAAGAGCTGAAAGTACAGCAGGGTGGAATCTTTCTGGTACGAAAGGAAAAAGACGGGGAAGGTCCCCGGAAGATAGAGGGATATTTTCTTCATACAAAAGAAGAGGAAAAAGAGGATATTCAGGAAGCTATTTTTGAGAATGCTTCTCTTATCGGGAAAGCTGGTATCCTACAGGAGAAAAATGACCAGCCAATTATTATGGCACGAATTGTGGACGCAGCAGCCATGCTATCCTTACTTAGGCTGAAAGAACCTAAGGCAAAGGCTGAGGGACAGGCTGAGGAAGTGGTGCTGACAATTCAGATAGAAGACCCTATAATTATGGGAAATAACGGTCTGTGGGAATATCGGATAAGCGAGGAAGAAGCCTCTATACAAAAGTGTGAGGATGATGATAAGAAAGTGATGTGCATTGTGGGAATCGATGCTCTGACTTCTTGGGTATTT